AGCGGATTGGTTGCCATGATAGGTTTTCTGATAATCCACATCTACCGAGTAATTTCTTAGCGCTAATTCAACGTTAAATGAAACACGCCTAACAAATACTCAGTCAGGCGTGTTTATTCATCCTGTAATCGCTTATATCTGGAATTCGCCGTCCTTATAGAGCAGCTCGCCATCCACGCGGATCTCGCTGTCGTGTTTCACATCACAGAGCATATCCCAGTGGATCGCCGATTCGTTCTTCCCAAGTGTCTCCTGGATGCTGGCGCCAAGGGCCAGGTGCACCGTGCCGCCCATTTTCTCATCAAAGAGCATGTTCTTGGTGAAGGTCTGGATGCCATAGTTGGTCCCGATGGCAAATTCACCCACATAACGCGCTCCGGCATCAATGTCAAGCTGGCTGAGAAGCGTTTCCTCGTTCTTCGAGGCCGAAGCCTCCACCACCTTACCATCCTTGAACACCAGCCGCACATCTTCAACTTCGCGTCCAAGTTCGATGGCCGGATAGGTAAATTCAATCCACCCATTCACACTGTCCTCCACCGGCCCGGTGAAGACCTCGCCATCCGGCATATTTTTCTTGCCATCCGAATTCACAAACAGCCGCCCCTCAATTGACATCGAGAGATCAAGGTTCGGCCCCTTGGCAGTGAGGTGCTTTTTACCCTTCAGCCAATCCACCACCACCTGCTGGCGGTGATAGAATTTTTGCCATTCCGCCACCGGGTCATCCTTGTCGGCAAAGGTTGCACCGTAAACAAAATCCTCATATTCGCTCAGGCTCATCTCCGCTTCCTGCGCATGGGCGTTATTGGGGAACATCGATCCCACCCAGCGCACGGTGTTTTCCGCAGAGCGCTTCATAAAGGTCTGGAAAAGGTGCCGCTTAGCGCCCTGGACCTTCCCAATCCGCGCCGGGTCCACATGGGTGAGGTGGCGGGTGTTTCCCGTCCCCATCAGGCTGATCAGCACATCGGCTTTGGTCACCGCCAGATCAGTGAAAGGCGAGATCCATTCCAGTTGTTCGTCACTGGCTTCCTTATAAAAGGTTTCAGT
This Chloroflexota bacterium DNA region includes the following protein-coding sequences:
- a CDS encoding aminopeptidase, translated to MIDPRCAKLADVLVNYSVAVKPGDWVLIQGDLLTAPMIEEIYRQVLRAGGHPNTQIGSNGMTETFYKEASDEQLEWISPFTDLAVTKADVLISLMGTGNTRHLTHVDPARIGKVQGAKRHLFQTFMKRSAENTVRWVGSMFPNNAHAQEAEMSLSEYEDFVYGATFADKDDPVAEWQKFYHRQQVVVDWLKGKKHLTAKGPNLDLSMSIEGRLFVNSDGKKNMPDGEVFTGPVEDSVNGWIEFTYPAIELGREVEDVRLVFKDGKVVEASASKNEETLLSQLDIDAGARYVGEFAIGTNYGIQTFTKNMLFDEKMGGTVHLALGASIQETLGKNESAIHWDMLCDVKHDSEIRVDGELLYKDGEFQI